In one window of Bradyrhizobium sp. AZCC 1721 DNA:
- a CDS encoding isocitrate lyase/PEP mutase family protein, with translation MRSQTEKAEAFRALHARPGAFIIPNPWDAGTAKLLAAMGFEALATTSLGLANTLGSATVSLDAILENCRAIAEATDLPVNADLENCGADDPKTAAKAIARAAEAGAVGGSIEDSAGDPQNPIYDFSFAVERVQAAVEAARALPFPFTLTARAENFLHGRKDLDDTIKRLQAFEAAGADVLYSPGLYDIGTIRTVVSSISKPFNLVMGFADPTLTVPQLAEAGVKRISVGGAMERYALAAFLKCAREMKERGAFTFVRDMAPIKEVRAAFV, from the coding sequence ATGCGAAGTCAGACGGAAAAAGCCGAGGCGTTTCGCGCGCTGCATGCGCGCCCGGGCGCCTTCATCATTCCCAATCCCTGGGACGCCGGCACCGCCAAGCTTCTCGCCGCGATGGGGTTTGAGGCGCTTGCGACCACGAGCCTGGGGCTTGCCAACACGCTCGGCAGCGCGACCGTGAGCTTAGACGCCATCCTCGAGAATTGCCGAGCGATCGCGGAAGCCACCGACCTTCCCGTCAACGCCGACCTTGAAAACTGCGGCGCGGACGATCCGAAGACCGCGGCGAAGGCGATCGCGCGCGCGGCCGAAGCCGGCGCCGTCGGCGGCTCGATCGAAGATTCGGCCGGCGATCCGCAGAACCCGATCTACGACTTTTCGTTCGCGGTCGAGCGCGTGCAGGCCGCGGTCGAGGCGGCGCGCGCACTGCCCTTCCCGTTCACGCTGACCGCGCGGGCGGAGAATTTCCTGCACGGTCGCAAGGATCTCGACGACACCATCAAGCGTCTGCAGGCGTTCGAGGCGGCTGGCGCGGATGTCCTATATTCACCTGGGCTCTACGACATCGGCACCATTCGCACTGTGGTGTCCTCGATCAGCAAGCCGTTCAACCTGGTGATGGGATTTGCCGATCCGACGCTGACCGTTCCGCAACTCGCCGAGGCAGGCGTCAAGCGCATCAGCGTCGGCGGCGCGATGGAACGCTACGCACTGGCGGCATTCTTGAAGTGCGCGCGTGAGATGAAGGAGCGTGGCGCCTTCACGTTTGTGCGCGACATGGCGCCGATCAAGGAGGTGCGGGCGGCGTTTGTCTGA
- a CDS encoding LysR family transcriptional regulator: MDSDALLTFLTIHRRGGISNAAKALHRSQPAISRRIALLEQELGVPLFERIAGRTTLSDAGKVLVPHAERAVAAAQDAENAVRALARPDLGPVALAVVGTLAGGRLSAVLRRFAAERPEVELSLRTATSVEVSDMVRRGEVTIGLRYDRDRSRDLDCELLFSERLQVVCALDHPRAGRRIAKLADLRGERWIAFPVVPGRREITAAHVFALFQTHGLGEIDWTPVDSLTAQKRLVEAGLGIALLSESNAAEELRHKTISTIGVRDLKASHDVVTVTRRGGFLSAAARRLLEIVRAEYRKARMASGE; the protein is encoded by the coding sequence ATGGACAGCGATGCGCTTCTCACCTTCTTGACCATCCATCGCCGCGGCGGCATTTCGAATGCCGCAAAAGCGCTGCACCGCTCGCAGCCGGCGATTTCGCGGCGCATTGCGCTGCTGGAGCAGGAACTCGGCGTGCCGCTGTTCGAGCGGATCGCGGGGCGCACGACGCTGAGTGACGCCGGAAAAGTGCTGGTGCCTCATGCCGAGCGCGCGGTGGCTGCGGCCCAGGATGCGGAGAATGCGGTGCGCGCACTGGCGCGGCCGGATTTAGGACCGGTCGCGCTCGCCGTCGTCGGCACGCTTGCGGGCGGGCGGCTGTCGGCGGTTCTCAGGCGCTTCGCGGCCGAGCGTCCCGAGGTCGAATTGAGCCTGCGTACCGCGACCAGCGTGGAGGTCAGCGACATGGTCCGCCGCGGCGAGGTGACCATCGGCCTGCGTTATGATCGCGATCGCTCGCGCGACCTCGACTGCGAATTGCTGTTCTCCGAGCGGCTGCAGGTGGTATGCGCGCTGGATCATCCGCGCGCCGGCCGCCGGATCGCAAAGCTCGCCGATCTGCGCGGCGAGCGCTGGATCGCATTTCCGGTCGTACCGGGACGGCGCGAGATCACGGCCGCGCATGTCTTTGCGCTGTTCCAGACCCACGGCCTCGGCGAAATCGACTGGACGCCAGTCGACAGCCTGACTGCGCAGAAGCGGCTGGTCGAAGCGGGGCTCGGCATCGCGCTATTATCGGAGAGCAACGCTGCCGAAGAGCTGCGGCACAAGACGATCTCAACCATCGGCGTGCGCGATCTCAAGGCGAGCCACGACGTCGTCACGGTAACGCGCCGCGGTGGATTTCTGAGCGCGGCGGCGCGGCGGTTGCTGGAGATCGTGCGTGCAGAATACAGAAAGGCACGAATGGCGAGTGGCGAATAG
- the purS gene encoding phosphoribosylformylglycinamidine synthase subunit PurS — translation MKARVTVTLKSGILDPQGKAIEGALKSLGVDGVASVRQGKVFDIELSGSDKTKAEAALKDAADKLLANTVIENYRVELLG, via the coding sequence GTGAAGGCACGCGTTACCGTTACGTTGAAGTCCGGCATCCTCGATCCGCAGGGCAAGGCTATCGAAGGCGCGCTGAAATCGCTCGGCGTCGATGGCGTCGCCAGCGTCCGCCAGGGCAAGGTGTTCGACATCGAACTATCAGGCTCGGACAAGACCAAGGCAGAGGCGGCATTGAAGGATGCCGCTGACAAGCTGTTGGCGAATACGGTGATTGAGAACTACCGGGTCGAGCTTTTGGGATGA
- a CDS encoding ABC transporter ATP-binding protein → MTDKFISIEGIARRYPGAGGGETTIFEDLWLSMKRGEFGCVIGHSGCGKTTVLNILAGLDEPSGGAVIVDGQAIEGTSLDRAVIFQSHALLPWRTVLGNVAYAVTSKWRNWDRAKVKAHAQKFIDLVGLTGSEQKRPSELSGGMKQRVGIARALSITPKIMLMDEPFSALDALTRGTLQDEVRRICLETGQTAFMITHDVDEAIYLADKIFLMTNGPGAVLAEIVENPLPKDRGRIDLHRHPLYYAVRNHIVDFLVSRSKTFAATVTDHDPRNVPVVRPGKPELIVTSAGEDSIEASWPSVARPSTSA, encoded by the coding sequence ATGACCGACAAATTCATTTCCATCGAGGGCATCGCGCGGCGTTATCCGGGCGCGGGTGGCGGTGAGACCACGATTTTCGAGGATCTCTGGCTGTCGATGAAGCGCGGCGAATTCGGCTGCGTGATCGGCCATTCCGGCTGCGGCAAGACCACGGTCTTGAACATCCTCGCCGGCCTCGACGAGCCGAGCGGGGGCGCGGTTATCGTCGACGGGCAGGCGATCGAGGGGACGAGCCTCGATCGCGCCGTGATCTTCCAGAGCCATGCGCTGCTGCCATGGCGCACAGTGCTCGGCAACGTCGCCTATGCCGTGACCTCGAAGTGGCGCAACTGGGACCGCGCAAAGGTGAAGGCGCATGCGCAGAAGTTCATCGATCTGGTCGGGCTGACCGGCTCCGAGCAAAAGCGGCCGTCGGAACTGTCGGGCGGCATGAAGCAGCGCGTCGGCATTGCGCGGGCGCTCTCGATCACGCCGAAGATCATGCTGATGGACGAACCGTTCTCGGCGCTGGATGCGCTGACGCGGGGTACGCTGCAGGACGAGGTGCGGCGCATTTGCCTCGAGACCGGGCAGACCGCGTTCATGATTACCCATGATGTCGACGAGGCGATCTATCTCGCCGACAAGATTTTTCTGATGACCAATGGTCCGGGCGCCGTGTTGGCCGAGATCGTGGAAAATCCGCTGCCGAAGGATCGCGGCCGCATCGATCTGCACCGCCATCCGCTCTATTACGCGGTGCGCAATCACATCGTCGATTTCCTGGTCAGCCGCAGCAAGACGTTTGCCGCCACCGTGACCGATCATGATCCGCGCAACGTGCCGGTCGTGCGGCCGGGCAAGCCGGAACTCATCGTGACGTCGGCAGGCGAGGATTCAATTGAGGCGTCATGGCCGAGCGTGGCCCGGCCATCCACGTCTGCTTAA
- a CDS encoding DUF1476 domain-containing protein, whose translation MTTFDKREEGFEKKFALDEEQKFKAEVRRNKLLGLWAAEKLGLSGDAATAYSKEVVAADFEQAGDKDVQDKVVKDLTAKGVAVTAQEVRVKMDELIAVAAAQVKAGN comes from the coding sequence ATGACCACTTTCGACAAGCGCGAGGAAGGTTTTGAGAAGAAATTCGCCCTCGATGAGGAGCAGAAGTTCAAGGCCGAGGTGCGCCGGAACAAGCTGCTCGGTCTTTGGGCAGCGGAGAAGCTCGGGCTGTCGGGCGATGCCGCCACCGCCTATTCCAAGGAAGTGGTCGCGGCCGATTTCGAGCAAGCCGGCGACAAGGACGTCCAGGACAAGGTGGTGAAGGATCTTACCGCCAAGGGCGTCGCCGTCACCGCGCAGGAAGTTCGCGTCAAGATGGACGAACTGATTGCGGTTGCCGCCGCCCAGGTGAAGGCAGGGAACTAA
- the ntrB gene encoding nitrate ABC transporter permease: MTSSLRFRAAVVSIVLFAAFLGIWHLATRPTAATTTMSPEYAKLMGLTATQGKSAMPGPSDVGAKLWEHLRQPFYDNGPNDKGLGIQLGYSIARVGLGYLLAVIVAIPLGFLIGMSPLISRAIDPFIQILKPISPLAWMPLALYTIKDSSISAIFVIFICSVWPMLLNTAFGVAAVRKEWINVARTLEVGTVRRAFTVILPAAAPTILTGMRISIGIAWLVIVAAEMLVGGTGIGYFVWNEWNNLSITNVIIAILMIGIVGMLLDQILARFTRMVTFPE, from the coding sequence ATGACCTCATCCCTTCGTTTCCGTGCCGCCGTCGTCTCGATCGTGCTGTTCGCGGCGTTCCTCGGCATCTGGCATCTCGCCACGCGGCCGACGGCTGCGACCACCACCATGTCGCCCGAATACGCCAAGCTGATGGGGCTGACGGCGACCCAGGGCAAATCGGCGATGCCGGGTCCATCAGATGTCGGCGCGAAATTGTGGGAGCACCTCAGGCAGCCATTCTACGATAACGGGCCGAACGACAAGGGGCTCGGCATCCAGCTCGGCTATTCCATCGCGCGCGTCGGCCTCGGCTATCTGCTCGCGGTGATCGTCGCCATTCCGCTTGGATTCCTGATCGGGATGTCGCCGTTGATCAGTAGGGCGATCGACCCGTTCATCCAAATTCTGAAGCCGATTTCGCCGCTGGCCTGGATGCCGCTTGCGCTCTACACCATCAAGGATTCCTCGATCTCGGCGATCTTCGTCATCTTCATCTGCTCGGTGTGGCCGATGCTCTTGAACACCGCGTTCGGCGTCGCCGCGGTACGCAAGGAATGGATCAACGTCGCGCGCACGCTGGAAGTCGGCACCGTCAGGCGTGCCTTCACGGTGATCCTGCCCGCGGCGGCACCGACGATTCTGACGGGCATGCGGATTTCGATCGGCATCGCCTGGCTCGTGATTGTCGCGGCCGAGATGCTGGTGGGCGGGACCGGCATCGGCTACTTCGTCTGGAACGAGTGGAACAATCTCTCGATCACCAACGTCATCATCGCCATCCTCATGATCGGCATCGTCGGCATGCTGCTCGACCAGATCCTGGCGCGGTTTACGCGCATGGTCACTTTCCCGGAGTGA
- the cynS gene encoding cyanase, whose amino-acid sequence MKREDLTEKLLDIKREKGWSWKHICEKIGGYSEVLIVGAIMGQMKLTKPQAANAGELFGLSKAETAMLNEVPMRGTGTPMPPTDPLIYRFYEMVMVNGPAWKALIEEEFGDGIMSAIDFDMALERVANPKGDRVKITMSGKFLPYKYYGASGNVPEYGFKEE is encoded by the coding sequence ATGAAGCGCGAAGACCTCACAGAGAAGCTGCTCGACATCAAGCGCGAAAAGGGCTGGAGTTGGAAGCACATCTGCGAAAAGATCGGCGGCTATTCGGAAGTGCTGATCGTCGGCGCCATCATGGGCCAGATGAAGCTGACGAAACCGCAAGCCGCCAATGCCGGCGAATTGTTCGGGCTGTCGAAAGCGGAAACTGCGATGCTCAACGAGGTGCCGATGCGCGGCACCGGCACGCCGATGCCGCCGACCGATCCCTTGATCTACCGCTTCTACGAAATGGTGATGGTCAACGGACCGGCCTGGAAAGCGCTGATCGAAGAGGAATTCGGCGACGGCATCATGTCGGCGATCGATTTCGACATGGCATTGGAGCGCGTCGCCAACCCCAAGGGCGACCGGGTCAAGATCACGATGTCCGGCAAATTCCTGCCGTATAAATATTACGGCGCGAGTGGGAATGTGCCGGAGTATGGATTTAAGGAGGAGTGA
- the purC gene encoding phosphoribosylaminoimidazolesuccinocarboxamide synthase translates to MSRRRRIYEGKAKVLYEGPEPGTLIQHFKDDATAFNAKKHQVIEGKGVLNNRISEYLFQHLNDIGVPTHFIRRLNMREQLIREVEIVPLEVVVRNVAAGSLSQRLGIEEGTQLPRSIIEFYYKNDQLNDPMVSEEHITAFGWATPQEIDDIMALAIRVNDFLTGLFLGIGIRLVDFKMECGRLFENEMMRIIVADEISPDSCRLWDIKSNEKLDKDRFRRDLGGLLEAYTEVAKRLGILMENERPAGSGPVLVKS, encoded by the coding sequence ATGAGCCGTCGACGCCGTATTTATGAAGGCAAGGCCAAGGTCCTGTATGAAGGTCCGGAGCCGGGAACCCTGATCCAGCACTTCAAGGATGATGCGACCGCGTTCAATGCCAAGAAACACCAGGTGATCGAGGGCAAGGGCGTCCTCAACAACCGGATTTCGGAGTACCTGTTTCAGCACCTCAACGACATTGGGGTGCCGACCCATTTCATCCGCCGCCTCAACATGCGCGAGCAGTTGATTCGCGAGGTCGAGATCGTGCCGCTGGAGGTGGTGGTGCGGAACGTCGCCGCCGGTTCGCTGTCGCAGCGCCTCGGTATCGAGGAGGGCACCCAACTGCCGCGCTCGATCATCGAATTTTACTACAAGAATGACCAGCTCAACGACCCCATGGTGTCGGAAGAGCACATCACGGCGTTCGGCTGGGCGACGCCGCAGGAAATCGACGACATCATGGCGCTCGCCATCCGCGTCAACGACTTCCTCACCGGTCTCTTCCTGGGCATCGGCATCCGTCTGGTCGATTTCAAGATGGAATGCGGCCGGCTGTTTGAGAACGAAATGATGCGGATCATCGTCGCCGACGAAATCTCGCCCGACTCATGCCGGCTGTGGGATATCAAGTCGAACGAGAAGCTCGACAAGGACCGTTTCCGCCGCGATCTCGGCGGCTTGCTTGAAGCCTATACCGAGGTGGCGAAACGCCTGGGCATTCTGATGGAGAACGAGCGCCCGGCCGGTTCGGGTCCGGTGCTGGTGAAGAGCTAA